In one window of Candidatus Nitrosocosmicus arcticus DNA:
- a CDS encoding Asp-tRNA(Asn)/Glu-tRNA(Gln) amidotransferase subunit GatC produces MAVGIDIKKLCDLAKLEIPEQNIPEISAKVKEVLLMFDQLDEFITEGVEIISTEDLKFERAFENLRDDIPRPNLEFSGKTQPKIKLKNIKDGFVLGPRI; encoded by the coding sequence ATGGCGGTGGGTATTGATATTAAAAAATTATGCGATTTGGCTAAATTGGAGATACCTGAACAAAACATTCCTGAAATCTCGGCAAAGGTGAAGGAAGTATTATTAATGTTTGATCAGTTAGATGAATTCATAACGGAGGGTGTTGAAATTATAAGCACCGAAGATCTAAAATTCGAAAGGGCCTTTGAAAACTTACGCGATGATATACCTAGACCAAATCTAGAATTTTCAGGGAAAACTCAACCTAAAATAAAATTAAAAAATATTAAAGATGGTTTTGTTCTCGGACCAAGGATCTGA
- the gatA gene encoding Asp-tRNA(Asn)/Glu-tRNA(Gln) amidotransferase subunit GatA: protein MKNLYELPAFIVSRKIQDQEISAEEYISIIIERIREVDSKVNSFTSHNFEGALTMSRAIDKKIKEGINTGLLTGIPVGIKDNISVQGLKNTCASRMLSEYISPYDATVVSKIEENGGIIIGKLNMDEFGMGTTTEYSTFGPVRNPWNLEYVAGGSSGGSAASVASLQIPLSLGSDTGGSIRCPSSFCSVIGIKPTYGSVSRSGLISYSNSLEQIGPIARTIYDLVPILNVISGEDPKDNTTVHKKYNYQLNTIDNILTKKYKIGVLNEFIDGSEIEVARASQKKIKQLEDYGCDIEDTRIPLSEYALASYYVIATAEASSNLSRYDNLRYGYEGSPEGYEWNSYFSESRSKFGNEVKLRILLGSYVLSAGYFGKYYAKAQKIRSMIKREFDILFNKHDILLLPTMPVLPFKLGEKTSQPIEQYNLDIYTILANLAGLTAISIPAGLSEKGFPIGVQLIANAFDEQKLIDAAVLLEKAEGFETWIPEI, encoded by the coding sequence TTGAAAAATCTTTATGAACTACCAGCTTTCATAGTTTCACGAAAGATTCAGGATCAAGAGATTAGCGCTGAAGAGTATATTTCGATAATTATTGAAAGGATAAGAGAAGTTGATTCTAAAGTAAACTCCTTTACGAGCCATAATTTCGAAGGTGCTCTAACGATGTCAAGAGCGATTGATAAGAAAATTAAAGAAGGTATCAATACTGGTTTATTGACTGGAATTCCAGTAGGGATCAAGGACAATATTAGCGTGCAAGGTTTGAAAAATACATGCGCCTCTCGCATGTTATCTGAGTACATTTCTCCTTATGATGCTACAGTGGTAAGCAAAATTGAAGAAAATGGCGGTATAATTATCGGCAAATTAAATATGGATGAGTTTGGCATGGGGACTACAACTGAGTATTCAACTTTTGGCCCCGTTAGAAACCCGTGGAATCTTGAATACGTGGCGGGTGGGTCTTCAGGAGGGAGCGCTGCCTCAGTTGCATCATTGCAGATACCCTTATCTCTGGGTTCAGATACAGGTGGATCCATTAGATGCCCTTCCAGTTTTTGTTCAGTGATTGGAATTAAACCTACATATGGAAGTGTAAGTAGAAGTGGTTTAATTTCTTATTCTAATTCGTTGGAACAAATTGGTCCGATTGCTAGAACTATTTACGATCTAGTTCCGATCCTGAACGTTATTTCTGGAGAAGATCCAAAAGACAATACCACAGTCCACAAAAAATACAATTATCAACTAAATACTATTGACAATATCCTGACAAAAAAGTATAAAATTGGTGTACTCAATGAATTTATAGACGGTTCAGAGATCGAAGTGGCGAGAGCCAGCCAAAAAAAAATAAAACAACTAGAAGATTATGGTTGTGATATAGAAGATACAAGGATACCTTTATCTGAATATGCTTTGGCTTCGTATTATGTAATAGCTACGGCTGAAGCTAGCAGTAATTTATCTAGATATGACAATCTCAGATACGGTTATGAAGGTAGCCCGGAAGGTTATGAGTGGAATAGTTATTTTTCCGAATCCAGATCGAAGTTTGGGAATGAGGTAAAGCTCCGAATTCTTCTAGGCTCCTATGTGTTGTCAGCTGGCTATTTTGGCAAATATTACGCCAAAGCGCAAAAGATAAGGTCTATGATAAAAAGAGAGTTTGATATTTTGTTTAATAAACATGATATTCTACTCTTGCCAACTATGCCTGTTTTGCCGTTTAAGTTAGGTGAAAAGACCTCGCAACCAATAGAACAGTATAATTTAGACATTTATACAATATTAGCTAATCTTGCCGGACTAACAGCGATATCAATACCGGCTGGTTTATCTGAAAAAGGCTTTCCAATCGGAGTACAACTGATAGCAAATGCTTTTGACGAGCAGAAATTGATCGATGCAGCTGTCTTGCTTGAAAAAGCTGAAGGTTTTGAGACATGGATTCCAGAGATATGA
- a CDS encoding TIGR00300 family protein encodes MGKFEKEIEVKGHLVDSSILTRIFDKIMDLKGDFTVLEFDIGKRKQDHSYARLVIRGDSDSHLTSILEYLFREGATSVSVDEVNCLPSPRDMVLPDDFYSTTNNPTQLYYHKEWINVQNMMMDKCIVFNPDTKKAECKTNRDVIKGDLVVTGERGVRIIPQERPREGVDIFQFMSSSSSSERPTQQIAKKVALDMYRTKKEYGKIIVVAGPVVVHSGASDLLARLIKLGFIDGILAGNALAVHDIENSLLGTSLGMHVDDGTLAVRGHRNHMTIVNEVFKAGSIKSMVDKNILKSGIMYECISNSTPFVLCGSIRDDGPIPDVITDIVEAQKKYKLLLRGADLVIMLSTMLHSIAVGNMLPASVKVIAVDINQSVVTKLLDRGTTQAIGVVTDIGSFLPIVMRNIEELGSIK; translated from the coding sequence ATGGGTAAATTCGAAAAGGAAATAGAAGTAAAGGGTCATTTGGTTGACTCATCAATACTTACCCGTATTTTTGATAAGATTATGGATTTAAAAGGCGATTTCACTGTATTAGAATTTGACATTGGAAAGAGAAAACAAGATCATAGCTATGCACGACTAGTGATTAGAGGCGATAGCGACAGCCATTTGACAAGCATATTAGAATACCTGTTTCGTGAGGGTGCTACCAGTGTTTCAGTTGACGAGGTGAACTGTCTTCCTTCGCCCCGAGACATGGTCTTACCAGATGATTTTTATAGCACCACGAACAATCCAACTCAACTATATTACCATAAAGAATGGATAAATGTTCAAAACATGATGATGGATAAATGCATCGTCTTTAATCCCGACACTAAAAAAGCAGAATGTAAAACCAACCGGGATGTCATAAAAGGTGATTTAGTAGTTACGGGTGAAAGAGGGGTTAGAATTATACCCCAAGAGAGACCTAGAGAGGGAGTCGATATATTTCAATTTATGAGTAGCTCAAGTTCCAGTGAACGACCTACTCAACAAATCGCAAAAAAAGTAGCTCTTGACATGTATCGTACAAAGAAAGAATACGGAAAGATAATCGTCGTTGCAGGACCTGTCGTAGTTCATTCAGGAGCGTCAGACCTGTTGGCAAGGCTCATAAAATTAGGTTTTATAGATGGAATTTTAGCGGGTAACGCCTTAGCAGTACATGATATTGAAAATTCATTACTAGGAACATCACTAGGAATGCATGTAGATGACGGAACACTCGCAGTACGCGGACATCGCAATCACATGACCATTGTAAATGAAGTATTTAAAGCAGGATCTATAAAATCAATGGTAGACAAAAATATCCTGAAAAGCGGAATTATGTACGAATGTATTAGTAACAGCACCCCATTTGTTTTGTGCGGATCAATAAGAGACGATGGCCCTATTCCAGATGTCATTACGGATATAGTTGAAGCTCAGAAAAAGTACAAGTTATTATTGAGAGGCGCGGATTTGGTAATAATGCTTTCGACTATGCTCCATTCAATTGCAGTTGGGAATATGTTGCCTGCATCTGTAAAAGTAATAGCAGTTGATATTAACCAATCTGTAGTAACAAAATTATTGGATAGAGGAACAACTCAAGCGATTGGGGTAGTTACAGATATAGGATCTTTTTTACCGATTGTAATGAGAAATATAGAAGAGCTAGGAAGCATAAAATAG
- a CDS encoding cob(I)yrinic acid a,c-diamide adenosyltransferase, with protein sequence MKIYTKTGDKGETSLFDGTRVKKSSNRIESYGSVDEINSHIGMLLSLMSSKSNLSDVVEDLFIIQNQLFTLGSDLANPRQNLDNYPRITEREVTFLENCMDKFDKELKPLKAFILPGGTVEASQCHVIRTVTRRSEIKAVDIYLNNEISKECFVYINRLSDLFFILARVCNRRQGQEDIMWKK encoded by the coding sequence ATGAAAATATACACAAAAACGGGAGATAAAGGCGAAACAAGTTTATTCGATGGTACTAGAGTGAAGAAGTCAAGTAACAGGATAGAATCTTACGGATCAGTTGATGAAATTAACAGTCATATCGGAATGTTGCTATCTTTGATGAGTTCGAAATCAAATCTATCAGATGTGGTAGAAGATTTATTCATAATACAAAATCAGTTGTTTACTCTGGGCAGCGATTTAGCGAATCCGCGTCAAAATTTGGATAATTATCCTCGAATTACCGAGAGAGAAGTTACATTTTTAGAAAATTGCATGGACAAATTTGACAAGGAACTTAAACCCCTTAAGGCTTTCATTCTGCCTGGTGGTACAGTTGAGGCTTCGCAGTGTCACGTGATTCGTACTGTTACCCGTCGGAGCGAGATCAAAGCAGTTGATATATACCTAAATAATGAAATCAGCAAGGAATGCTTTGTTTATATTAATAGACTTTCGGATCTTTTTTTTATCTTGGCGAGAGTTTGCAATCGAAGACAGGGTCAAGAAGATATTATGTGGAAAAAGTAG
- a CDS encoding class I SAM-dependent methyltransferase, which yields MAQSFFNTNNSGSYDGLVKLATLGQDINWKKKIVQSVPTGSLVLELACGTGILTSLLKKNNNTVYGIDLTFEYLCVLGEKMIEIDSINGTAEFLPFQSRYFDCIVASYLPKYVNLNTLVRECQRVLKQNGLLILHDFTYPRKLAYQFVWKIYFKIIQALWKHDRKWTNVFDGLDKLIVENHWDLKLNPILTSHGFVQIRKEFQTFETSAIISALKDEG from the coding sequence TTGGCTCAGAGCTTTTTCAACACGAATAACTCGGGTAGCTATGATGGATTGGTAAAACTTGCAACTTTGGGACAGGATATAAATTGGAAAAAGAAAATAGTTCAGAGCGTGCCCACCGGATCACTGGTTTTAGAGTTGGCTTGCGGTACTGGAATTCTTACTTCCTTATTAAAAAAGAATAACAATACAGTGTATGGGATTGATTTGACATTTGAGTATCTTTGTGTACTCGGTGAGAAAATGATTGAGATAGATTCCATCAATGGTACAGCTGAATTTTTACCATTTCAAAGTAGGTATTTTGATTGTATTGTAGCGTCTTATTTGCCTAAATATGTTAACTTAAATACATTAGTCCGCGAATGCCAACGAGTTTTGAAACAAAATGGCCTTCTAATACTACACGATTTTACATATCCAAGGAAACTAGCCTATCAATTTGTTTGGAAGATTTATTTTAAAATCATTCAGGCTCTTTGGAAGCATGATAGGAAATGGACAAATGTATTCGATGGACTTGACAAACTCATTGTTGAAAACCACTGGGATTTGAAATTAAATCCAATTCTCACGTCGCATGGGTTTGTCCAGATTCGAAAGGAATTTCAAACGTTTGAAACCTCTGCAATAATATCAGCGTTGAAAGATGAAGGATGA
- a CDS encoding HD domain-containing protein translates to MVRTTKSKKESISDFTEHFYKLKELCRTGWKEKMEIENAESVASHTLLMIVLVFFLSEKYRYSYKKKVRLIEMALIHDLAESIIGDITPETMNENKKRKLENDAFCKITEKMSPKILKKKYLELWHEYQTNKSFESKFIHLIDKLEMVVQAKYYLDNRKEVKDEMVRPFFHSGMSYISHRPNLQLLKTSKKNIQHNKQLKDIKEILECFCN, encoded by the coding sequence ATGGTGAGGACGACCAAATCAAAGAAAGAAAGCATCTCAGATTTTACAGAACACTTCTACAAGTTAAAGGAATTATGCAGAACTGGATGGAAAGAGAAGATGGAAATTGAAAATGCAGAATCTGTTGCATCCCATACACTTTTGATGATAGTTTTGGTCTTTTTTCTCTCAGAGAAATATAGATATTCTTATAAGAAAAAGGTTCGACTAATCGAAATGGCTTTGATTCATGATCTGGCCGAATCAATTATTGGCGACATTACACCGGAAACTATGAATGAAAATAAGAAAAGAAAATTAGAAAACGACGCATTCTGTAAGATAACCGAAAAAATGTCCCCGAAAATTTTGAAAAAAAAGTATTTAGAATTATGGCATGAATATCAAACGAATAAGTCTTTCGAATCAAAGTTTATTCATCTTATTGACAAGCTAGAAATGGTTGTACAAGCGAAGTACTATTTAGATAATAGAAAAGAGGTCAAAGATGAAATGGTGAGACCTTTTTTCCATTCAGGGATGTCATATATATCTCACCGACCAAACCTTCAATTACTCAAAACTTCCAAAAAAAATATCCAACACAATAAGCAATTAAAAGATATAAAAGAGATATTAGAGTGCTTTTGTAATTAA
- the aspS gene encoding aspartate--tRNA(Asn) ligase, with the protein MEDKIIAENELGDWRRSHYSFQISNSVINQVVTVIGWISSRRDHGNVLFVQLRDRFGDTQILVKKKELSETIFESLKSLKEHSSIAIRGRVVEQKNSSNEFEIMPEEVKILSVSNKSAPFLTQAISSIGIDTRLDLRAIDLRRNHLQNVFKIRNTILNSIRGYLSDNYFVEVNTPKMIATATEGGAALFPIFYYDREAFLAQSPQLYKEQLTMAFENVFEIAPIFRAEPSRTNRHLSEAMSIDVEKAYVDYNDMMDYLDNLIRFVIQSINEKNQMELKSLGIDLPDMSRPFSRITYSQLIENLQNSHKYIRWGDDISPKLLKDVFGDEFYFITDWPASTKPFYVKSKKMDLLTDSNTGDDSHVLSESFDLMYGSLELSSGSTRINNKVNLMDNMKKKGLSHKAFDYHLRVFDYGVPPHAGFGLGLERLLMAILKLDNIRDATFYPRDIDRLTP; encoded by the coding sequence TTGGAAGACAAAATCATTGCTGAAAATGAATTGGGGGATTGGAGAAGGAGTCATTATTCTTTTCAAATTTCAAATTCCGTAATTAATCAAGTAGTTACAGTAATTGGATGGATATCCTCAAGACGAGACCATGGAAACGTACTTTTCGTCCAATTAAGAGATAGATTCGGGGATACTCAAATTCTTGTGAAAAAGAAGGAATTGAGTGAAACTATATTTGAATCATTAAAAAGTTTGAAAGAGCACTCATCAATCGCCATCCGGGGAAGAGTTGTTGAACAAAAGAATTCGAGCAATGAATTTGAAATAATGCCTGAGGAGGTTAAAATACTATCTGTTTCCAATAAATCCGCTCCTTTTCTTACCCAGGCTATATCTTCAATCGGTATTGACACCAGATTGGACTTGAGGGCTATTGATTTAAGAAGAAATCATTTACAAAATGTTTTCAAAATAAGAAATACGATTTTAAATTCTATTAGGGGATATTTAAGTGACAACTATTTTGTTGAAGTTAATACCCCCAAAATGATAGCTACTGCTACAGAAGGGGGTGCAGCATTATTCCCAATCTTTTATTATGATAGGGAAGCTTTTTTGGCACAAAGCCCACAGTTATATAAGGAGCAATTGACCATGGCTTTTGAAAATGTATTTGAGATAGCTCCCATATTTAGGGCCGAACCATCTAGGACAAACAGACATCTATCTGAAGCGATGTCTATTGATGTGGAAAAAGCGTATGTAGACTATAATGACATGATGGATTATCTTGATAATTTAATCCGATTTGTTATTCAATCTATAAATGAGAAGAATCAGATGGAACTTAAGAGTTTGGGAATTGATCTACCTGATATGAGTAGACCATTCAGCCGAATTACATATTCCCAGTTAATAGAAAATTTACAAAATAGTCACAAGTATATTCGATGGGGAGATGATATTTCACCAAAACTGCTCAAGGATGTGTTTGGAGATGAATTTTATTTTATTACGGATTGGCCCGCTTCTACAAAGCCTTTCTATGTCAAATCTAAGAAAATGGATCTACTGACTGATTCAAATACAGGGGATGATTCCCATGTTTTAAGTGAATCCTTTGATTTAATGTATGGAAGCCTTGAGTTATCGTCCGGAAGCACGCGTATCAACAATAAAGTTAATTTAATGGACAATATGAAAAAAAAGGGTTTAAGTCATAAAGCATTTGATTACCATCTCAGGGTTTTTGATTACGGAGTTCCTCCACATGCTGGTTTTGGACTCGGTTTAGAAAGGCTGTTGATGGCCATATTAAAACTGGATAACATTAGGGATGCAACCTTTTATCCTAGAGATATAGATAGGTTAACTCCATAA
- the gatB gene encoding Asp-tRNA(Asn)/Glu-tRNA(Gln) amidotransferase subunit GatB encodes MDSRDMISKMKTGPELKIGLEIHCQLTNLQTKLFCDCLSNYRNSFPNENTCPICLGLPGTLPILNKKAVEFASMICMAFNCNIPEKISFYRKNYFYPDLPKNYQITQYNSYELSSIGYEGTIEFVGESKSKTDPSEDDQERSKVRITRVQLEEDPGKITYEEDKSAVNNYSLIDYNRAGVSLVEIVTEPDFSSPLDVRTFLNEIVNLFEYLGVTDPGLEGSVRCDVNVSLGGGKKVEIKNISSFKEVEKSIYYEITRQKTLIMHDIDVKSETRHWDEKRKVTVAARSKEEEEEYRYFPEPDIPRIILGSKFVSRVRATMPELPIERLKRYTDVYKISDHTAKILINDKRISDFFEESLRYYKSPIEISNWIVNELLTKINEKDRQSISDRNVRGLDFLSVMPSQVAEIAKLVEKKSLNRNIAREIFDKSIESGTSPFKIIENLEIGKISDEASIVKIIQDVLNSQPQLIGQSKNNPNVINYVLGLIMKETRGRVNPQIAIKLIKERL; translated from the coding sequence ATGGATTCCAGAGATATGATCAGTAAAATGAAAACAGGCCCCGAATTGAAAATTGGGTTAGAAATACACTGCCAGCTAACTAATCTTCAGACGAAGCTTTTTTGCGATTGTCTCTCAAATTACCGAAACTCATTTCCCAATGAAAATACTTGCCCAATTTGCTTAGGGTTGCCAGGTACATTACCAATACTCAATAAAAAGGCAGTCGAATTTGCATCAATGATTTGTATGGCTTTTAATTGTAATATTCCTGAAAAGATTTCTTTTTATAGAAAAAATTATTTCTACCCCGACTTGCCCAAAAATTATCAGATAACGCAGTATAATTCTTATGAATTAAGCAGTATTGGTTATGAAGGAACTATTGAATTTGTCGGAGAATCAAAATCCAAAACTGATCCATCTGAAGATGATCAAGAGAGGAGTAAAGTAAGAATTACCCGAGTTCAATTGGAGGAAGATCCAGGAAAAATAACTTATGAAGAGGATAAATCCGCTGTGAATAATTACTCGCTTATTGATTACAATCGGGCTGGTGTATCGCTAGTTGAAATTGTAACAGAACCTGACTTTTCGAGTCCATTAGATGTTAGGACCTTTTTAAATGAAATTGTTAACCTCTTTGAATATCTCGGGGTTACCGATCCTGGCTTGGAAGGTTCGGTTAGATGTGATGTTAATGTTTCTTTAGGAGGGGGAAAGAAAGTTGAAATCAAGAATATTAGTTCGTTTAAAGAGGTTGAAAAATCAATCTATTATGAAATCACTAGACAAAAAACTTTGATTATGCATGATATTGATGTCAAATCAGAAACAAGACATTGGGATGAGAAAAGAAAGGTGACCGTCGCTGCAAGATCGAAAGAGGAGGAGGAGGAATACCGATATTTTCCAGAGCCTGATATACCAAGAATTATTTTGGGGAGTAAATTCGTTTCCAGAGTAAGAGCCACTATGCCTGAATTACCAATTGAAAGGTTAAAGCGATATACTGATGTTTACAAAATATCCGATCACACAGCCAAGATTTTAATTAATGATAAAAGAATAAGTGATTTTTTTGAAGAATCACTAAGATACTACAAGTCTCCAATTGAAATATCAAATTGGATAGTTAATGAGTTGCTTACAAAAATAAATGAGAAGGATAGACAAAGTATAAGTGATCGCAATGTAAGGGGTCTAGACTTTCTGTCCGTTATGCCAAGTCAGGTGGCCGAGATCGCAAAACTCGTAGAGAAAAAATCCTTAAACAGAAATATAGCAAGAGAGATATTTGATAAGAGTATCGAGTCAGGTACAAGTCCATTCAAGATAATCGAGAATTTGGAAATTGGGAAAATTTCTGATGAGGCGTCTATTGTAAAGATAATTCAGGACGTACTAAATTCTCAGCCCCAACTAATAGGGCAGTCAAAAAACAATCCAAATGTCATCAATTATGTATTAGGGCTAATAATGAAAGAAACAAGAGGGAGAGTCAATCCACAAATCGCTATTAAATTGATAAAGGAAAGACTATAA
- the trxA gene encoding thioredoxin, with protein MGNDNVIHVTTGNWDSEVLKSDRPVFVDFWAEWCGPCRMVGPVVEQIAQSYSDKIKVVKLNVDENQEIAMKYGIQSIPSLLIFKNGKEIKRTIGAAPKDTYIKFINEVISS; from the coding sequence ATGGGAAACGACAATGTCATTCATGTAACAACTGGAAATTGGGATTCAGAGGTCTTAAAATCTGACAGGCCAGTTTTCGTAGATTTTTGGGCCGAATGGTGTGGTCCATGCCGTATGGTTGGCCCAGTAGTCGAACAAATAGCCCAATCATATTCAGACAAGATAAAAGTGGTAAAACTCAACGTAGATGAAAACCAGGAAATTGCAATGAAATATGGTATCCAGTCTATTCCTTCATTGCTGATTTTCAAAAATGGGAAGGAGATAAAAAGAACCATTGGTGCAGCCCCCAAAGATACATACATTAAATTCATTAACGAGGTAATTTCTTCATAA